The genomic DNA CCGCGATCTCGCGCACCCGCCAGGAAAGGCGGGTCAGGTCGCCCGAGCGAAACGACTCGTAGGAGAGCAGGATGGTGCGGATGCCCTCGGCGCGCAACTCCTCCACGAGCGGGATGTAGTCGCGATCCCCCGCCACCAGGCACAGGAAGCGTGGCCGCACGCGCAGGCAAAAGGACAGGCTCTTGACCACCAGCCGCTGGTCGTCGCTTTGCTTGTAGCCGTACTCCATCTTGCACGAGGGACTGGCGATGACCGTGGCCCCGGCCAGTTCCAGGGCGTAGCGGCGCTTCTCGAACAGGTTATGCTTTTCACCCACCTCGCGTTCGTCCAGGGAATCGGGCGTCTCGCGGATTACCGCGGCGTAAGTCTCCACGACGTCGTAGCCTTCGCGCTCAAGGGCCGCGCGGATGTCCGCCGGGGAGATGTGGGGCAGGCCGTACTGGCGCGCCACCTTGGCCAGAAAGGCCGTGTCGATGGACAAAAGCAGGCTGTTTGCGCCGAGGGTCATGGGTATCCTTAGAAGTAGCGGCGGCTACCAGACGGAGCGCACTTTCACGCCCTTGTCCGCCATGTAGTTTTTGATATCCGGGATGGTGTACTCGCCGTAGTGCACGATGGAGGCGATGAGAGCGGCCGTGGCCTTGCCCTCGGTCACGGCCTCGACCATGTGCTGGGGGCTTCCCGCGCCGCCCGAGGCGATGACCGGGATGGACACGGCCTCGGCGATCATCCGGGTCAGGGTCAGCTCGTAGCCGTCCTTGGTGCCGTCCGCATCGATGGAATTGACGCACAGTTCGCCCGCGCCCAGCGCCTCACAGGTCCTGGCCCACTCCACGGCATCGAGCCCCATGCGCTTGCGTCCGCCGTGGATGACGATCTCGTAGCCCGAGGGCGTCTGCTCCGAGACGCCCACCTTGAGCACGTCCATGCCCACGACCACACATTGCGAGCCGAACTGGGCCGCGCCCTGGCTGATGATGTCCGGGTTGCCCACGGCGGCGGAGTTCACCGAGACCTTCTCCGCGCCCGCGAGCAGCACGGCCCGCATGTCCTCCACGGTGCGGATGCCGCCGCCCACGGAGAAGGGGATGAATATCTGCGAGGCCACGCGCTCGACCACGTCTAGGAATATCCCCCGGCCCTCGTGCGAGGCCGTGATGTCGTAGAAGACGATCTCGTCCGCGCCCTGCTCGTAGTAGTGGCGGGCGCTCTCCACGGGATCGCCGATGTCCACGTTGCCCACGAACTTGACGCCCTTGGTGAGCCTGCCGTCGCGTACGTCCAGGCAGGGGATGACGCGTTTACTGAGCACGGCGGGCCTCCTTGCAGTAGTCGGCGAAGTTCATGAGGATGCGCAGTCCCGGCCGTCCGCTCTTCTCGATGTGGAACTGGAAGGCCCACAGCCCCTCGCGGCCGTGGACCGAGCAGAACTCCACGCCGTAGGTGGTGGTGGCGATGACGAATTCGTCCTTGGGCACGGGGTAGTAGGAGTGCACGAAGTAGAATTCGGCCTCGGGCTCGACGCCCGCGAGGATCGAACTGTCCATGACCTTGGCGATCCTGTTCCAGCCCATGTGCGGCACCTTGATGGGTTCGCCGTCCTCGTCCTTCCAGGCGCGGTTGAAAAGCGCGCACTGGCCCGGAACGATGCCCAGCGTCCTGGTGTCGTTCTCTTCCGAGTAGTCGAGCAGGATCTGGCAGCCTACGCAGATGCCCAGTAGCGGTTTTTCCTTCCAGACCTGCTCCTTGAGCACGTCGGAAAGGCCGGTTTCAGTCAGCTCCCGCATGGCTTGTCCGGCTGCACCCACACCGGGGAAGATGAGTCCGCGCGCCCGGTCGATGACTTTGGGGTCCGCGGTGATGACGTTTTCGATGCCCAGGTAGTTCAGGGCGCGGCTGACCGAAGTCTGGTTGCCGGCCTTGTAGTCGAGGATGGCGAGCATGGTCGTCCTTTTGGGTCCTTGGTGTCGTTATTTCGAATCCGGGCAGTCGAGGCACGTGCCCGTGGTTTCGCCTCGGGCCGCGCGGGCCGCGGCCACCTGCTTGAGCACGTCCTCGTATTTGGCCAGGGGCCAGGAGCCGCGCACAGAGACGCCGCCGACCACGAAGGAGGGCGTGCCTCGGAAGCCGAACTTCTGCGCCTCTGCGGTGTCCTTCTCGATGCGCGCGAGGACATCCGGGTTCTGGAGGTTGGCGGCCAGGCGCTCCAGATCGATGGAGTGCGAGGCTGCGAGGCCGTCCAGGATGGCGTCCAGAGTCGGCGCGAAATTGCGCTGCAGGGCCTCCTGCTTGGTGAAGACTTCGTCATGGAAGGCCCAGGCCGCCGCATGATCCTGCATGCCGACGGCCTCGTGGACGCGGGCCAGGGTCAGGCCGTTTTCGCTGCGCGGAAAGTGCTTGAATTGCAGGCGGATCTTGCCGGGATACTTTTTCACGAGCTCGTGCATGGTCTCGGCGGCGATGCCGCAGTAGGGACACAGGAAATCGGAGTACTCGACCACGGTGAAGGGGGCGTCGAGCGGGCCGAGCACGGGGCGCGCGGGGTCGAGGCCGGGGTCCAGGGGATTGGCCAGCTCGGCCTCCATGCGGCGCTTGTCCTCGGCCGCCTGCTTGGCCGCCGCGCCCTGCTCCACGATTTCGTAAAGCGGGATGCGCTGCTCGCGCAGGACTTCGAGGATCAGTTCCGGGTGCTCCTTGAGGATGGCGCGCAATTCCTCGCGTAGCGTTTCGCGGTTGGGCTTTTGCGCGTCGGCGCAGGACACGGCGAGAAGCACGAAGAGCACAAGGGGGATCAGGGAACGCATGGATTTTCTCCTGCTGGCGTGCGAAAGCAAAGAAGGAAATTTTGCAGAATTTGTGAGCGAAGGCAAGCCCGTCGCGTCTGTTCGGCCGGTATTCCGGCTGGTTCGATCTCTGTAGGAAATTGCCCCCTCAAGGCCACCGAGGTTTTGCCGTCAAGGGTGGAAATTCGGTCCGGCCTCGCTGTGTAGTCTTTCAAAGCACATTCACCTTCCCATCCGCCATAATTTGGACTATTCGCGGCAACGCAGCAGATGGGGCTTTTTCAGCAGCCTGACCTGGGGTATGTTTTGCCGTCGCCTGACAGCGACGCAAATCGCGTAAAGGAGTGGCAATGTACGTCGTAACGGGAGGAGCCGGATTTATCGGCAGCGCCTTCGTCTGGAAGCTCAATCAGATGGGCGTTTCGCGCATCGTGGTCGTGGATGAGCTCGGGCATGACGAGAAATGGAAAAATCTCGTTCGGTTGCGCTACGAGGAATATGTCCACAAGGACGAATTCCTGAAGACTGTCGAGGCCGGGCGCGACCCTTGGGGCGTGCGCGCCGTGGTGCACATGGGCGCGTGCTCCTCGACTACGGAGACCGACGCCGACTACCTGATGCGCAACAACTTGCGTTACTCCCAGATCCTGGCCAAGTTCTGTGTCGAAAAGCGAGCCCGCTTCGTCAACGCATCGAGCGCGGCCACCTACGGCGACGGGACGCTCGGCTTTTCGGATGACACCGAAACCATGCTCCGCCTCAAGCCGCTGAACATGTACGGCTACTCGAAACAGCTCTTCGATCTCTGGGCGCACAGCACCGGGTTGCTCGATCATCTCGCGAGCCTGAAGTTCTTCAACGTCTACGGCCCCAACGAGTACCACAAGGGCGACATGATGAGCGTGATCTGCAAGGCGCACAAGCAGATCGGCGAAACCGGGCGGCTTCGGCTCTTCAAGTCCTACCGGCCGGATTACGGCCCAGGTGAGCAGAAGCGCGACTTCATCTACGTCAAGGATTGTCTCGAAGTCATGTGGTGGCTCCTGGAGAATCCGAGAGTGAACGGCGTCTTCAACGTGGGCACCGGCAAGGCGCGCAGTTGGAACGACCTGGCCCGGGCGGTGTTCGCGGCCATGGGGCGCGAGCCGGACATCGAATACATCGAGATGCCCGAGGCCATCCGCGACAAGTACCAGTATTTCACCGAGGCCCCCATGGAGAAGCTGCGGCGCGCCGGGTACGATCGCGAATTCACGAGCCTGGAGGACGGGGCGCGCGATTACGTGCAAAACTACTTGGAGAAGCCCGAGCAGCACTTCGATTCGCTGGGTTGAGACTTCAAACGCTTGCGGCGGGCCGGGGTTTGCTACGAACTTCGTTTCCAAGCCGTTGAGAGAGCCCGGCTTCTGCGTGGAATCATTCGCGGGACCGGGCTTTTGTCTTTCCTTGAATGCCTTTATGCGCGGCTGCCGTGCAGCCTGAGCGCGGCGGAACGCTCGATGAGTTCGAGGACGAGCACGGCCAGGGCCAAGTCCTTGGCGTTTTCCGGTGTTGTCAGTTCGTAGATGCAGCTTTTGAAGTCGAAGATCGTCTCGGCCAGCGCCTTGGCCCGCTCCCTGCCCTCGGTCTGCTGGCAGATGTCGAGCACGCACAGAAGGTGGTGCTTCCACTCTTCCTGCAGCGGGAAATGGTGGTCGAGGATTTCCCGAATGCGCATGGCGCCGAAGACGACGCCGGTTAGGCCGCTGAAGTCGTGCGCCCAGATTTCGTCCTTGCATACCCGCAACGGGCTTTTCTTTCGCGCCGCCTCGGTGGCTGGGGCGATCAGAACCGTGCGCCGCCTGAATTCCTGGATGGAAATGACTGTGGCCATGATGTGCCTCCCTGCATAAGCACGGACCTAAAGGCCCTTTCCGCGCGCATCCTGTGCGCGGCATGCATCCGTTTTCGGTCGGAAGGGAGAAAACTTTATGGCCGGGAGAGGATTCAGCGGCGCTTGAAAAGGCGTTCGAGATCGGCGGCCGACAGGCGGACGAGCGTCGGCCTGCCGTGCGGGCAGTTCTCGCGGCCGGGCGCGGCCAGCCAGGCCTCGATGAGCCCGAGCGCCTCGTCGCGGGCGAGCGGGGTGCCGGCCTTGAGCGCCGTCTTGCAGGAGAGCAGCACCCAAAGGTCTTCGAGCGATCCGGACTGGCCGCTCAGGGCGGCCTCGACGTACTCGCGCGCCGCGCCCGCCGTGAGCGAGGGCGGCGTGGACGTGATCCGCAAGAGGTCCGCGTCGGCGGACAGGCCGAAACCGAGCGAGCGAAGCTCCTGCCAGGCCTCTCCCAGCCGGGCGGCTTGGGACGGATGCAGCCGCATCTCGATGGGCAGGGCCAGCGGCATGGACTGGCCGCTCGTTCCCCGCTCGCGCATGGCCGCGTAGAGCACCCGTTCGTGCGCCGCGTGCTGGTCGAGGATGCCCAGGCTCCCGTCGGGCAGGGCCAGGAGCAGGTAGGTGGCCTCGATCTGGCCCAGGTAACGCATGCCGTGCAGCGAGGGGGCTGCCGTGCGTTCGGGAAATATCTCCGGGTCTCGGCGGGGCGCGGAGGCGCTTTGGGGGGGACGGTCGTTCTGAGGCGAGGTTTGGGCGTGTGTTGAGAAGTCCTGGTAGGGCGAGAACTTGGCCCGTTGGGCAAGGGGTTGGTGTGCGGGCAGGTCGAGGGAGGAAGGGCGATCCGCCGGGGCGCGGAGAAACTCCGAGGGGCGGTCGGGTTGTGTCGCCTCGCCCCTGCGTGCGTATCCGAAGAGACCTTTTTTGTCCGCAGCGCGGCCGGCTTCGGGAATGCCTCGCGGCGCGAGGGCGTAGCCTGCGGGTGCGGAAGCGTCCAGGGCGTCGGCCAAGGCTTGGCGCACCAGCCTGAACACGGCTTGCTCGTCGCGGAAGCGTACTTCGAGCTTGGCCGGATGCACGTTCACGTCCACTTCCAGCGGATCGAGTTCGAGGAACAGCGTGAGTTGAGGGTATTCGCGGGCCAGCAGGCGGCCCTTGTAGGCCTCGCGGGCGGCGCTGGCGAGCAGTCTGTCCTGCACGGGGCGGCCGTTGACGAAGAAGAGCATGCGGTCGGGCCTGGCCTGGGCCTTGAGCGGGTTGCCCGCAAGTCCGCTAAGCCGCATTCCGTCCCGGGCGCGGTCGATCTCCATGAGCCCTTCGCAGATGGCCGGGGGCCAGAGTACGGCCAGACGGGCAAGCAAGGTCTGCCCGGCCGTGAAGCGGAAAAGCGAGCGGCCGCCCGAGGAGATGACGAAGCCCGTGTCCAGATGCGCCAAGGCCATGCGGGCCACAACCTCGTGGCAGCGTCTGGCCTCGGTGGCCTCGGTCTTGAGGAATTTCAGGCGGGCCGGGACGTTGGCGAACAGGTCGCGGATTTCAACGACCGTTCCTTTGGCCAAGGCTGCAGGCCGCACCTCGCCCAAGCGGCCGTGCTCCACGTCCAGGGCATACGCCTCGTCTCGCCCGGCACGCGAGGTGATGGTCAAGCGCGAGACCGAGGCAATGCTCGCCAGGGCCTCGCCGCGAAAACCGAAACTGGCCACGCGCATCAGGTCGTGAAACGAGGCGATCTTGCTTGTGGCGTGCCGCGTCACGGCCAAGGGCAACTGGTCCGGCGGAATGCCCGCGCCGTCGTCGCTGATGCGGATGAGCCCCTGGCCGCCGCGCTCGATGTCGACGGTGATGCGTCTGGCGCCGGCGTCCAGGGCGTTTTCGACGAGTTCCTTGACCACGCTCGACGGGCGTTCGACCACCTCGCCAGCAGCGATCTGGTCGGCCAGTTCGGAGGGCAGGATGCGGATTTCTGCGGATTCGTCAGCGCGGGACATGGCGTTGTCGGCCTTACGGGCTGACGCGCTCGGTAAAGCCGATACTCGGAGTGTTGAAGCCAAGGATGGACACCCACAGCGAAACCGAGCGGTCGTACTGGTCCTGTTTGTAAACGGCGCTGACGTCGTAGCACTGGGCGTGCCACGTCAGCCCCAGGGCGGCGTTGACGGTTGTGTCTTGGCGCAGGTCGCGCTGGTAGGAGGCGTCCAGGGTCAGGCTGTAGGGCAGATGCAGCCTTCCGTTGAGGGTCAGCATGTTGATGGCGTCACGGTTTTGCCGTTTGTACTCGTCGATCTTGCTGTACTGGGTCAGGCCCACTCGCATGCTGCCGTATTCAGGGTCGGAAACGCCGATCGAATTCTGGATCTGGGTGATGCCCTCGCCGTAGGGTGAAATGAAGACCTTGTTGGTCAAGGACAGCCAGGAGAGGGGACTCAGTTCGAGTTGCGAGAGCACGTCGGAGAAGGGACGGCGGGGGTAGATGTCGAGATGCGTCCCTCGCTTGGCCTCTTCGAAATCGTATCCCTGTTCCAGGCGGTGGCGGATGAAGTCCCGGTAGTCGAAGGCCAGATAGGGATCGGGCTCTCCGTCTTCGGTAAGACCGGCGACGATCTGGCCCCGCTTGCGGTTCAGCACGTTGATGAAGGAATAGCGCAACTCGTTGTTGGGCTGGATGCGGTCGAACTGGTCGAAATCGGGACGGGCCGTCTGATCCTTGTTCTGGACGCGGATGTAGTCCAGGCGGGGCTGAATGGAGTGTTTGAGAGCAGTCCAGGTGGAGCTTCCGGCATATTCCGCGGCAGGGTTGCGATATATCTCACCCATCCCGAGGTCGTAGACGCCGAAGACCTCGGAAAAGGCCGTGACCCGGACGTCGTACATGCCCCGCTCCTGGGTGCGTTCGTTGGAGCGGCCTTCGGGGTTGGCCTGGAAGTTCGTGACCGAATAGAAGGTCTGACGCCAGCCCACGGAGGGGATGACGGAGCCGTAAGGGCTGGACAGAGGCAGGCTCAGCCGGGGATGGGCGTCGAAGCGGCCGCCGGACACGCCGTAGCGCCGGTCAAAGTAGGACAATGACGAATCGGCCTCAATCTCGAAAGGCGAGCCGAAGAACTGTTGCTTATAGGCGTAGGCGCTCAACTCAGGCAGAAGCTGCACGGTGGGATCGCGACTCCCTGGGGTGTTACCGCCCTTGTAGCGTAGGTCCTCGGTATACTGGGCTTTGAGGTTTACGGCGTATTCCGCGTCCCAGGCGCGGCTCAGAAGGCCCGTGCTGGTTCGCGTGAGCGAGTCGATGGTCTCGATGTCGCGGCCGAACTGATTCACGAAGTCGTTGTAGCTGCGCGAGTAACTCGAATGCAGGATGTCGTAGGTGCGCAGGAAGGTGCTGTCCGAGGCGTAGTCGATGTCGAGTTTGGCCTTGATGGAAGGATCGAACACCCATCCGTTGTACTTGCTGCGCAGCCAGTAGCGGTTGGCGTTTGTGCGCGCGAGATTTTGGGATCTGAACTGGCTTTCCTGCTCGGCTGCGGTTTTCACCACAACCCGGTCGTTGATGTAGTCCAGCCGCCACAGGCCGAGCGTTTCGGCGTCCGTGGCGTGCCTGTACTCCAATCCTCCCATGACACCGCGCTTACCGAAGTAGGTTGCGGTGGCGGTCATGTCGCGCTCTTTGTCGATGGCCCAGAAGAAGGACTGGCTGACGAAGCCGCCCAGACGAGACGAGGAGCCCCAGGCGGGAGCAAGCAGGCCGGACTGCCTTTTGGCCTGTAGCGGCACACGCATGAACGGCGCATAGAGCACCGGCACGTCGCGGATACGTATCTTTGGGTCGTGGACGTCGGCATAGTCGCCGAGTCTGATCTCGCCGCTGGAGACTTGGATGGACCAGTCGGGAGTCGGTCCTTCGCAGGCGGTCAGGGTCGCCTCGCCGAAGGTGTAGCTCTCCATGGGAGTGCGGTGTATCTCCTTGCCCTCAACCACCACGGCGCTTTGTTCGATGAAAATGGTGCCGTTCTTGATCGTGCCCGTTTTGTTGACCAGATCGAATTCGGCCTGATCGGCGTAGATGTCGTAGTCGTTCCAAAAGGTGTGGACGTTGCCCTTGAGGTATATCCAGCCGGTGTCGCGATGGTATTCGATGAAATCTGCCGAGAGGAAATTTTCTCCGCTGCGCAGGACCGCGTTGCCCCAGGCCTGTGAGATGCCGGCCGCGTGATTTGTGGAGACGCGATCCGCTGTGAGATTCCACTGCTGGTTGGCGAGATCGACGGCGTGGGCAGGTGGGTAAGGCAGGAAGACTGAAAGCAGGAGGAGCGCGACGAGAAACAGGGCGGCCCGCGGCTGTGCGATTCGCATCATCTGTCTCGCGTTCGTGATGAAGATGCCGTTCTGCATTCCCGTATGGAGTTTTGCGGCCCCTGGCCAGTGCGTAAGGCGCGTTATGGGTAGCACAACAACTTACGGGTGCACAAGCGTTCGATGTCTGGAAAACAGCCTCGGGCGGGGCTTTTTCGACTTTTCTTGCGCCCGCGAACCGGATAGAAGCGGACCTTGCCCCGCAAGGCGCCAAGGCGTTTTTCGAATCCGGGGCTCGGAGAAATGTATGGGCGTTCCCTACAACAGGCTCGTGGCGC from Alkalidesulfovibrio alkalitolerans DSM 16529 includes the following:
- the mutL gene encoding DNA mismatch repair endonuclease MutL; protein product: MSRADESAEIRILPSELADQIAAGEVVERPSSVVKELVENALDAGARRITVDIERGGQGLIRISDDGAGIPPDQLPLAVTRHATSKIASFHDLMRVASFGFRGEALASIASVSRLTITSRAGRDEAYALDVEHGRLGEVRPAALAKGTVVEIRDLFANVPARLKFLKTEATEARRCHEVVARMALAHLDTGFVISSGGRSLFRFTAGQTLLARLAVLWPPAICEGLMEIDRARDGMRLSGLAGNPLKAQARPDRMLFFVNGRPVQDRLLASAAREAYKGRLLAREYPQLTLFLELDPLEVDVNVHPAKLEVRFRDEQAVFRLVRQALADALDASAPAGYALAPRGIPEAGRAADKKGLFGYARRGEATQPDRPSEFLRAPADRPSSLDLPAHQPLAQRAKFSPYQDFSTHAQTSPQNDRPPQSASAPRRDPEIFPERTAAPSLHGMRYLGQIEATYLLLALPDGSLGILDQHAAHERVLYAAMRERGTSGQSMPLALPIEMRLHPSQAARLGEAWQELRSLGFGLSADADLLRITSTPPSLTAGAAREYVEAALSGQSGSLEDLWVLLSCKTALKAGTPLARDEALGLIEAWLAAPGRENCPHGRPTLVRLSAADLERLFKRR
- the hisH gene encoding imidazole glycerol phosphate synthase subunit HisH — protein: MLAILDYKAGNQTSVSRALNYLGIENVITADPKVIDRARGLIFPGVGAAGQAMRELTETGLSDVLKEQVWKEKPLLGICVGCQILLDYSEENDTRTLGIVPGQCALFNRAWKDEDGEPIKVPHMGWNRIAKVMDSSILAGVEPEAEFYFVHSYYPVPKDEFVIATTTYGVEFCSVHGREGLWAFQFHIEKSGRPGLRILMNFADYCKEARRAQ
- a CDS encoding NYN domain-containing protein; this translates as MTLGANSLLLSIDTAFLAKVARQYGLPHISPADIRAALEREGYDVVETYAAVIRETPDSLDEREVGEKHNLFEKRRYALELAGATVIASPSCKMEYGYKQSDDQRLVVKSLSFCLRVRPRFLCLVAGDRDYIPLVEELRAEGIRTILLSYESFRSGDLTRLSWRVREIADFIELPRVRSENAQTRDHDAERLAGSLFPERGE
- a CDS encoding DsbA family protein, yielding MRSLIPLVLFVLLAVSCADAQKPNRETLREELRAILKEHPELILEVLREQRIPLYEIVEQGAAAKQAAEDKRRMEAELANPLDPGLDPARPVLGPLDAPFTVVEYSDFLCPYCGIAAETMHELVKKYPGKIRLQFKHFPRSENGLTLARVHEAVGMQDHAAAWAFHDEVFTKQEALQRNFAPTLDAILDGLAASHSIDLERLAANLQNPDVLARIEKDTAEAQKFGFRGTPSFVVGGVSVRGSWPLAKYEDVLKQVAAARAARGETTGTCLDCPDSK
- a CDS encoding LPS-assembly protein LptD, which produces MMRIAQPRAALFLVALLLLSVFLPYPPAHAVDLANQQWNLTADRVSTNHAAGISQAWGNAVLRSGENFLSADFIEYHRDTGWIYLKGNVHTFWNDYDIYADQAEFDLVNKTGTIKNGTIFIEQSAVVVEGKEIHRTPMESYTFGEATLTACEGPTPDWSIQVSSGEIRLGDYADVHDPKIRIRDVPVLYAPFMRVPLQAKRQSGLLAPAWGSSSRLGGFVSQSFFWAIDKERDMTATATYFGKRGVMGGLEYRHATDAETLGLWRLDYINDRVVVKTAAEQESQFRSQNLARTNANRYWLRSKYNGWVFDPSIKAKLDIDYASDSTFLRTYDILHSSYSRSYNDFVNQFGRDIETIDSLTRTSTGLLSRAWDAEYAVNLKAQYTEDLRYKGGNTPGSRDPTVQLLPELSAYAYKQQFFGSPFEIEADSSLSYFDRRYGVSGGRFDAHPRLSLPLSSPYGSVIPSVGWRQTFYSVTNFQANPEGRSNERTQERGMYDVRVTAFSEVFGVYDLGMGEIYRNPAAEYAGSSTWTALKHSIQPRLDYIRVQNKDQTARPDFDQFDRIQPNNELRYSFINVLNRKRGQIVAGLTEDGEPDPYLAFDYRDFIRHRLEQGYDFEEAKRGTHLDIYPRRPFSDVLSQLELSPLSWLSLTNKVFISPYGEGITQIQNSIGVSDPEYGSMRVGLTQYSKIDEYKRQNRDAINMLTLNGRLHLPYSLTLDASYQRDLRQDTTVNAALGLTWHAQCYDVSAVYKQDQYDRSVSLWVSILGFNTPSIGFTERVSP
- the rfaD gene encoding ADP-glyceromanno-heptose 6-epimerase; protein product: MYVVTGGAGFIGSAFVWKLNQMGVSRIVVVDELGHDEKWKNLVRLRYEEYVHKDEFLKTVEAGRDPWGVRAVVHMGACSSTTETDADYLMRNNLRYSQILAKFCVEKRARFVNASSAATYGDGTLGFSDDTETMLRLKPLNMYGYSKQLFDLWAHSTGLLDHLASLKFFNVYGPNEYHKGDMMSVICKAHKQIGETGRLRLFKSYRPDYGPGEQKRDFIYVKDCLEVMWWLLENPRVNGVFNVGTGKARSWNDLARAVFAAMGREPDIEYIEMPEAIRDKYQYFTEAPMEKLRRAGYDREFTSLEDGARDYVQNYLEKPEQHFDSLG
- the hisF gene encoding imidazole glycerol phosphate synthase subunit HisF encodes the protein MLSKRVIPCLDVRDGRLTKGVKFVGNVDIGDPVESARHYYEQGADEIVFYDITASHEGRGIFLDVVERVASQIFIPFSVGGGIRTVEDMRAVLLAGAEKVSVNSAAVGNPDIISQGAAQFGSQCVVVGMDVLKVGVSEQTPSGYEIVIHGGRKRMGLDAVEWARTCEALGAGELCVNSIDADGTKDGYELTLTRMIAEAVSIPVIASGGAGSPQHMVEAVTEGKATAALIASIVHYGEYTIPDIKNYMADKGVKVRSVW